From Pagrus major chromosome 6, Pma_NU_1.0, one genomic window encodes:
- the gli1 gene encoding zinc finger protein GLI1 has translation MPVDMQPHQGLYHYETSPSQPSRGLVPSDQSPYSDVSSLRAPLLNGPPQDCRTMYNPMTPSHCMDQYMRPPQAPPPHSMMGHRGMPPTECGNSTPYCNQNNMMSSHHNFCQIQPGSDQIGSGDGSRFSTPRSMLKLSKKRALSISPLSDASVDLQTVIRTSPNSLVAFVNARCNPNGASSYGHLSVSAMSPSLGYSSNINCQSRQQGSMYGGGGGTPLGGHTPGPCQASRLPPHNPRLLAPPKHGHLKTEPGLGGVMDGMNVKSLEERSEGDVASPSSTGTQDPLLGLLDGRDDLDKEDGKPEQEAIYETNCHWESCNKEFDTQDQLVHHINNEHIHGEKKEFVCHWQECSREQRPFKAQYMLVVHMRRHTGEKPHKCTFEGCNKAYSRLENLKTHLRSHTGEKPYVCEHEGCNKAFSNASDRAKHQNRTHSNEKPYVCKIPGCTKRYTDPSSLRKHVKTVHGPEAHITKKHRGDTGPRPPGSAMTPGGQSSELLLEKEETRREDCKLLAPETALKSQPSPGGQSSCSSERSPLGSANNNDSGVEMNLNAAGSLEDLTALEDGVAGGGGGGGGGEPGSVAGTMGMSAQALKRLENLKIDKLKQIRRPTPPARCANTKLPALPGPGESMGMCVPSPLLSNRRVMELSNHDLGSGTAIGCSSNDRRGSGTSSLSSAYTVSRRSSMVSPYLSSRRSSDVSQMGGTPGGGCHLLGPEQSGGDPLSPETNRRGAPCPGGGGLPGLPNLTPAQQYSLKAKYAAATGGPPPTPLPNMEQQAATPGRRGGILSEYQGQPLPPFLQQVGPRRHSANTEYGTGVIYPHQAPGNNSRRASDPVRSVADPQALPKRFNSLNNVAMMGRRNALQHRSDSSLARHMYSPRPPSITENVMMEAMGMEPHLAPVDARDRSLMMPPGERNFIGYQQQHQSLGGVGGGGPLSNQLSPSHDSLSCPDQAYMQGHYQNQGGEVPSRAAGNSVGQARPIHSEGMSNTLLQQAEYSMSTCQLSPSGPHYPSIGQGGDAGGTWSDTHSQIQTSSHALQNQRGMPYSDPTLQPQQTQTHFNNQQALYNSPDGTHKLIIKPEQQFHPGMGGGDACQSAKLQQQRMLLQQTQGYPQQTGQVMMRNSNNPSCDFQGQNQNSFPSGGGLSLGCAGTSLAEGQRSETPMMQVKEMMVRNYVQSQQALMWEQQQEQQQQSGIKPPPLSDNMDMSAQTAMMQHSPQHQNQNLYSSQTYPSYPNQNLVMSPPSHSSVTPKDQQLQGSCYGQEMVVPRPPQGRKPLSRQNSLSQVGVYLGSPPHLSPVHSTTSPRRAVRLPPVQHPQHPQNEMFSPSNNNNMYYSGQINMDMEKHIDPQNGPCLNQQHSMGSNLDPTGGTKSAPYPQSGPISNALENLDLDNARIDFTSIIDDAEPSSFSPVNNPLQGQPGSSSQASSRLTTPQTSVSLAAGSGLSNMAVGDMTSMLTSLAGENKYLNTLS, from the exons ATGGGCCACAGGGGCATGCCGCCCACAGAGT GTGGAAATAGCACCCCCTACTGTAACCAGAACAACATGATGTCCTCTCATCACAACTTCTGCCAGATTCAGCCTGGCTCTGATCAGATCGGCTCAGGTGATG GCTCGAGGTTCTCCACACCTCGCTCCATGCTGAAGCTGAGTAAAAAGAGGGCTTTGTCCATCTCCCCTCTGTCTGATGCCAGTGTTGACCTGCAGACGGTGATCCGGACATCCCCAAACTCTTTGGTGGCCTTTGTTAACGCTCGCTGCAACCCCAACGGTGCCAGTTCTTACGGCCATCTCTCTGTGAGCGCCATGAG CCCGTCGCTCGGCTATTCCAGCAATATAAACTGCCAATCCAGGCAACAAGGTTCCATGTATGGAGGAGGCGGAGGGACGCCTCTGGGTGGACACACGCCAGGTCCCTGCCAAGCTTCCCGCTTACCTCCCCACAATCCTCGGCTCCTCGCTCCACCCAAGCATGGACAT CTGAAGACAGAGCCAGGCCTGGGAGGTGTGATGGATGGCATGAATGTAAAGAGCCTGGAGGAGAGGTCAGAGGGAGATGTGGCCAGTCCTTCTTCCACTGGCACTCAG GACCCTCTCCTGGGTCTACTGGATGGCAGAGATGACTTGGACAAGGAGGACGGGAAGCCTGAACAAGAGGCTATCTATGAAACTAACTGCCACTGGGAGAGTTGCAACAAGGAGTTTGACACACAAGACCAGCTAGTTCAT CACATCAACAATGAGCACATCCATGGAGAAAAGAAGGAGTTTGTGTGTCACTGGCAGGAGTGCTCCCGAGAACAGAGGCCTTTCAAAGCCCAGTACATGCTGGTGGTTCATATGCGcagacacacaggagagaagccaCACAAGTGCACT TTTGAAGGCTGTAATAAGGCCTACTCTCGCCTGGAGAATTTGAAAACCCACCTGCGCTCTCACACTGGAGAGAAACCATACGTGTGTGAACATGAAGGCTGCAACAAAGCCTTCTCAAACGCTTCAGACCGAGCCAAGCACCAGAACCGAACACACTCCAATGAG AAACCCTATGTGTGTAAGATCCCTGGCTGCACTAAACGGTACACAGATCCGAGCTCTTTGCGTAAACACGTGAAGACAGTGCACGGCCCTGAAGCCCACATCACCAAGAAACACCGTGGAGACACAGGACCTCGACCCCCCGGTTCAGCAATGACTCCTGGAGGCCAGAGCTCTGAACTGCTgctggagaaagaggagacacGCAGGGAGGACTGCAAACTGTTGGCTCCTGAGACAGCTCTG AAATCCCAGCCAAGCCCTGGAGGTCAGTCATCCTGCAGTAGCGAACGTTCTCCACTGGGGAGCGCCAACAACAATGACAGTGGGGTGGAGATGAACCTGAATGCAGCAGGCAGTCTGGAGGATCTCACAGCACTGGAGGATGGTGttgcaggtggaggaggaggaggaggaggaggagagccaggAAGTGTAGCAGGAACAATGGGAATGTCAGCACAGGCTTTGAAGAGGCTTGAGAACCTGAAGATCGACAAGCTGAAGCAAATCCGCAGACCAACCCCCCCTGCCCGCTGTGCCAATACCAAGCTACCCGCACTCCCTG GTCCGGGGGAGAGTATGGGAATGTGTGTGCCTTCTCCGCTCCTCTCAAATCGACGAGTTATGGAGTTGTCCAATCACGATTTAGGAAGTGGCACAGCGATTGGCTGTTCTTCTAACGACAGGAGAGGAAGCGGCACCAGCAGCCTCAGCTCTGCATATACCGTCAGCCGTCGGTCATCCATGGTGTCTCCTTACCTGTCCAGCCGGCGTTCCAGTGACGTCTCACAAATGGGAGGAACACCAGGGGGAGGATGTCACCTTCTTGGCCCAGAGCAGAGCGGAGGAGACCCCCTCTCGCCTGAGACCAATCGCAGAGGAGCTCCAtgtcctggaggaggaggattgcCAGGTCTTCCTAATTTAACACCCGCCCAGCAATACAGCCTAAAGGCCAAATATGCTGCAGCAACTGGTGGACCACCACCCACTCCTTTACCCAATATGGAGCAGCAGGCAGCTACTCCTGGCAGAAGAGGAGGTATTTTAAGTGAGTACCAGGGGCAACCTCTGCCTCCTTTCCTTCAACAAGTTGGTCCACGTAGACACAGTGCCAACACAGAGTATGGTACTGGTGTTATCTACCCTCACCAGGCTCCAGGTAACAACAGCAGGCGAGCTAGTGACCCGGTTCGATCAGTGGCGGATCCACAAGCTCTCCCGAAGCGCTTCAATAGCCTTAATAATGTCGCAATGATGGGCCGAAGGAATGCGCTGCAACACCGCTCTGACTCCAGTCTCGCCCGCCACATGTACTCCCCTCGGCCACCTAGCATTACAGAGAATGTAATGATGGAGGCTATGGGTATGGAGCCCCACCTTGCCCCTGTTGATGCCAGGGATCGTTCCTTGATGATGCCCCCTGGTGAGAGAAACTTCATAGGATACCAGCAACAGCATCAATCTCTTGGAGGAGTCGGAGGTGGAGGTCCTCTTTCAAACCAACTGTCCCCAAGCCATGACTCTCTGAGCTGCCCTGACCAGGCTTACATGCAGGGGCATTACCAGAACCAGGGAGGGGAAGTCCCTTCCAGAGCTGCTGGAAATTCAGTAGGTCAAGCAAGGCCCATTCACTCAGAGGGCATGTCTAATACACTTCTCCAACAGGCCGAGTACAGTATGAGTACCTGCCAGCTCAGTCCCTCAGGCCCTCATTACCCTAGCATAGGCCAGGGTGGTGATGCTGGGGGCACTTGGAGTGATACCCACAGCCAAATCCAAACTTCCAGCCATGCTCTCCAGAACCAGCGAGGAATGCCGTATTCGGATCCCACCCTGCAGCCTCAACAGACACAGACCCACTTCAACAATCAGCAAGCCCTCTACAACAGTCCTGATGGAACCCACAAACTCATCATCAAGCCTGAGCAGCAGTTCCACCCTGGGATGGGAGGTGGAGATGCCTGTCAAAGTGCTAAACTCCAACAGCAGCGGATGCTCCTCCAGCAGACTCAGGGTTACCCGCAACAGACAGGCCAGGTCATGATGAGGAACTCAAACAACCCTAGCTGTGACTTTCAGGGGCAGAACCAGAACTCCTTCCCCAGTGGTGGCGGCTTGAGCTTGGGCTGTGCTGGAACTTCACTAGCAGAAGGGCAGAGGTCAGAAACCCCCATGATGCAGGTGAAGGAGATGATGGTGAGGAACTATGTGCAGTCCCAGCAAGCACTCATGTGGGAGCAGCAacaagaacagcagcagcagagtggaataaaacctcctcctctgtctgataACATGGATATGAGTGCCCAGACAGCAATGATGCAGCACAGTCCACAGCACCAAAACCAGAATCTTTACTCCAGCCAGACCTATCCATCCTACCCAAACCAGAACCTGGTCATGAGCCCTCCGTCCCACAGCTCTGTGACACCTAAAGACCAGCAGCTCCAAGGCTCATGTTATGGCCAGGAGATGGTGGTCCCCAGGCCTCCTCAGGGACGGAAACCTCTCAGCCGTCAGAACAGCCTATCACAGGTAGGAGTCTACTTGGGCAGCCCACCCCACCTCAGCCCTGTCCACTCCACTACCAGCCCCAGACGAGCAGTGCGACTTCCTCCAGTTCAGCATCCACAGCACCCGCAAAATGAAATGTTCTCTCCTTCgaataacaacaacatgtaCTACTCCGGTCAGATAAACATGGATATGGAGAAACACATTGACCCCCAAAATGGACCTTGTCTCAACCAGCAGCACAGTATGGGGTCCAACCTGGACCCAACAGGTGGCACAAAGTCTGCACCCTATCCTCAATCTGGCCCTATCTCCAATGCCTTAGAAAACCTGGACCTGGACAATGCTCGCATAGACTTCACCTCCATCATTGATGATGCTGAGCCTTCCTCCTTCAGCCCAGTCAACAATCCCCTTCAGGGCCAGCCAGGGTCTTCCTCCCAGGCCTCATCCCGTCTCACCACCCCCCAGACTTCTGTCAGCCTCGCTGCAGGCTCTGGCCTGTCCAACATGGCTGTGGGCGACATGACGTCTATGCTTACCTCGCTGGCTGGGGAGAATAAATACCTGAACACACTGTCTTAA